The genomic stretch TGTTCAGGGGTAAAACCGTAACTGGCGGCGATATTGACAAATTCGGTGCAGATATCCTTCAGCCTGGCTGATTTTTCCCTATCCGGAATCTGGACACGGATCCCGCCCACGAAGGTGCCCGATCCCTGCTGCGTTTGCAATACGTCCTGGATTTCCAGTTCCTTGTAGGCTTTGATCACCGTGTTCAGGTTGATTTTCAGTTCCACGGCCAGGGCCCGAGCGGTGGGCAGTTGTTCGCCCGCTTCCAGGCTGCCGCTGGCGATGCCGTAACGGATCTGGTCGATGATCTGGCGGTAGAAGGGAACGCCGCTCTTGGGGTCGAGCACGAAGCGGATCATGTCGTATTACCTGTTGACGCTGTGTCTTTCATTATTCTAATCTACTAG from Candidatus Aminicenantes bacterium encodes the following:
- a CDS encoding GntR family transcriptional regulator, with product MIRFVLDPKSGVPFYRQIIDQIRYGIASGSLEAGEQLPTARALAVELKINLNTVIKAYKELEIQDVLQTQQGSGTFVGGIRVQIPDREKSARLKDICTEFVNIAASYGFTPEQLVQELQRCRGGKK